The nucleotide window CTGTGCGCCGGCGGCGGGCTGTGGCTGCATTTCCTGGCCCGCAAGTGGTCGACGGCGGCCGTGGCCCGGGTGGTGGAGAAGGCCTATCCCCACGGCCCGGTCCGCGAAGGGTTGCTCAACGCCCTGGCCAAGAACACCTCGGCCTGGCGGTCGGTCTTCCGCTCCGAGCCGGCCGGCTGGGGCCACAAATACCGTCGTATCCTCTCGTCGGTCATCGCCGACAGCGAGAAATTCATCCAGACCCTAAACGACCGCTACGCCCATCCGTCCGGGGTGTGGCAGCAACAGCCGGCCCAGCCCGAGGCGGCCCCGGATCCGGACAAGGCCTGCCAGTAACGCCGGGACCGCAATCCGCCCCCAACGGGGCTCGCGGCCCGTCCGCGAGCCCGTTGCCCCTTTCCGCAATCCCAACAGGAACATCGCGCCATGAACCCTGCCTGCAAGGACATCACCTCGTTTCTCGTCATGGACATCCTGGAACGCGCCCAGGCCATCGAGGCCCAAGGCCACCGCGTCATCCATTTGCAGATCGGCGAACCGGACTTCGACACCCCGGAGTGCGTCAAGGAAGCCGCAATGAAAGCCGTGGCCGACGGCCGCACCCACTACACCCACAGCCTGGGCGTCATCGAGCTGCGCGAGGCCCTGTGCCGGCTGTTCGCCGACGAATACGGCGTGTCCCTCACACCCGACCGCATCCTGGTCACCGGCGGCACCTCGCCGGCCATGCTGCTGGCTTTCGGCGTGCTGGCCCGGCCCGGCGCCCACATCCTGCTGACCGACCCGGCCTATGCCTGCTATCCCAATTTCCTGCGCTTCACCGGCTTGATCCCCCACTACGTGCCCGTGGCCGAGGAGGACGGCTTCCAGTTCACGCCGCGCTCCATCATGGACAACGTGGGCGACATGACGGCCGGCATCCTGCTCAATTCGCCGGCCAACCCCACGGGAACGCTCACTCCGGACGAAACCTACGAAGCGGCCTGCGCCACGGGCCTGCCCGTCATTTCCGACGAGATCTACCACGGCCTGACCTACGGCGGCCGGGCGCGCTGCGCCCTGGAGTTTTCCGACGATGCCTGGGTCTTGAACGGCTTTTCCAAGCGCTTCGCCATGACCGGGCTGCGCCTGGGCTATCTGGTGGCGCCGAGGCCGATGATGGGAATCCTGCAAAAGCTCCAGCAGAACCTTTTTATCTGCGCCTCGTCCGTGGCCCAGTGGGCGGGCGTGGCGGCGCTCTCCAAGGACGGCCTGGCGGCGGCCGAGGCCATGCGCCGGACCTACGACACCCGGCGCAAGGCGCTCCTGGCCGGGCTGACCAGGCTGGGGCTGGCCCCGCGCACCGAGCCCACAGGCGCTTTTTACGTGTTCGTGCGGGCCGACCACCTGCACCCCAATTCCCTGGCCCTGGCCTACGACATCCTGGAGAAGGCCCACGTGGGCGTCACCCCGGGCATCGACTTCGGCCCGGGCGGCGAGGGGCACCTGCGCTTTTCCTACGCCAACTCCCTGGAGAACATCGAGGAAGGCCTCGACCGCCTGGGCCGCTACATTTCCACCCATTGCGGCTAGCCTGCCCTCTCCCCAGCGAGGGGGTCCGGGGGGCATCATGCCCCCCGGCCGCCGGAGGCATCTTCCCCTGCCCCCTCTCCCTGCCTAGCGCTTTTCCCCTTCCGCCCCGTCCCAGAACCCCGGCCAGGCCGCCACGAGCTTGGCCAACGCCTTGCCGCGATGGCTGCGGGCGTTTTTTTCCTCGGGGACAAGCTGCGCCGCCGTCTTGCCGGCCGTGGGGTCGAAAAAGAGCGGATCGTAGCCGAAGCCGCCCTCGCCCGCCGGTTCGAAGGCCACCCGGCCTTCCCAGGCGCCCTCGGCTGCCAGTTCCCGGCCGTCGGGGCAGGCGGCCACCACCACGGACACGAACCGGCAGGTCCGGCCGGCCGCGGGCACGTGGGCCAGGGCGGCCAGGAGCTTGGCGTTGTTGGCCTCGTCCGTGGCGCCCTCCCCGGAAAACCGGGCCGAATACACGCCCGGCGCCCCGGAGAGCGCGTCCACGCACAGCCCCGAATCGTCGGCCAGGCTGACCAGCCCTGTGGCCGCGCACACGGCCCGGGCCTTGATGCGGGCGTTTTCCAGAAAGGTTTCGCCTGTCTCGGGAATCTCCCCGATGCCGGGATAGGCAGTAAGGCCGAGCACGTCCACGCCAAGCGGCGCGAGCAGCGCCTGCAATTCCCTGATCTTGCCGGCGTTGCGGGTGGCCAGCACCACCCGGCCCGGGCCGGTCCCGTGTCGTTCGTCCATCATGTCTCCTCTTCGGCCAATTCCAGATACGGCGGCAGGTACAGCGTGACCGTGGCCCCCTGGCCGGGGAGGCTCTCCAGTTCCACCGTGCCGCCCAGGTCCTCCAGGATCTTTTTCGTCATGGCCAGGCCCAGCCCGGCCCGCTTGTCCCCCCTGGTGGTGAAAAACGGATTGAAGACGTTGGGCAGCACCTCCGCCGGGATGCCCGGCCCGTCGTCGCGAACGGAGAGAAAGGCCCGGCCGTCCTCCAGGCCCGCGGCCACCCCGATATGCCCGCCGTCCGGCATGGCCTCCATGGCGTTTTTGAGGCAGTTGACCAGGCACTGGGTCAGGGTCTCGGGGTCGCCCCGGACCATGGGCGCCTGGAGGGAAATGTCGAGGGTCACGGCAATGCCCTGTCCTTCCAGGGCGTGGCGCATCAGCGCCGTGGTGCGCCGGGCCACCTCGCCGAGGTCGGCCTCGCCGGGCTTGGAGCTGGTCGGCCGGGAAAAATTGATGATGTCCTTGAGGATGTCGTCGAGGCGTTTGGATTCCTTGAGGATGATCGAGGCCTTTTCGCGGCTGGCCTCGCCCAGGTCCTTGGCCCGCAGCAGCGCGTTGGCGAAGCCGGCGATGGCGAACAGGGGATTGCGGATCTCGTGGGAAATAAACATCGAGAGTTCGCCGATGGCGGCCAGGCGCTCGGATTTTTGCAGCCGCCGCTCCAGGAACACGTCCTGGGTGACGTCGCGGCGCACCACGGCCACATGGTCCAGGCGGCCGTCCTGGCCGGGAACCGGATAGAAGATCGTGCGGAAATAGCGCAACCGGCCGCGCGCATCCAGGCGGGAGCTTTCCCGGGCGGCCTTGTGCCGGCCGGCCAGGGCCTGCCGGATCGATGGCCGGCCGTCGGGGCCGGGCGCGTCCGGGTCCGGGAAGTCCGGGAACGCGTCCTTGGCCGCCAGGCCGGCCAGGTCCTCCCGGAAACGGCCCAGCCGCGACGCCAGCCGGGCATTGGCGTCAAGGAGGCGGCCCTCGGGCGACAGGAGCGCGATCTCGTCGTCCATGCGGTCGAGCACGCTGGATAACAGCCGCCTGGCCCGGGCCATGTCCGGCCGGCAGGCGGCGGGGCAGGCGGCCCGCACCAGCATGCCCAGGAACATGCGCGCCTCGGTCGGCGGAAAAAGCCGCCAGCCGTCGGGCAGGGCGCAGGGGAACACGGCCTGCCGCGTCACGACCAGCACCAGCCCGCAGGCCGCGCTGCCGAACACCCCGTCCGCTTTGTCAAACCAGTCGATGCCCAATTCCCGGGCTTGATCGGCGGCCAGGTCCCACGGGCCATCCGCGGCCCCGTCCCGCGCCGGCGCGGCGGCCAGGCTGGCCCCGGCCAGGGAGCCGTCCCGGGCCGGAACGCCGGCCTGGCGGATCTGTTCGAAACAATCGAGGAGCGCGTGGCCGTCGCCGAAAAGACACAGGCGGGTCGGCAGGTCGCGGTCGTGGTCCATGGCCCCTCCGGGCCGGCCCAGGCCGGCGGTTTTGCCATTGCTGCCCGGCCATGGTAGCCCCGGGCGACACCGCCCGCAAGGATGGACAACACACATGGCCAAAACCTACCGGGTGCATGCCATTAGCCTTGGCTGCCCCAAAAACCGCGTGGACACCGAAGTCGCCCTGGGCGGCCTGCCCTTTGCCCACGTCATGGTGGACGACCCGGCCGGCGCCGACCTGGTGGTCATCAACACCTGCTCGTTCATCGCTCCGGCTGTGGAGGAATCCCTGGCCGTGATCCTGCAAACGGCCGACACCCTGCGCGAACTCAACCCGCGGCCCACCCTCGCCGTCATGGGCTGCCTGCCGGCCCGTTTCGGCGAGGACCTGAAAAAGGGGCTGCCCGAGGTCGATGTCTGGGGCCTGCCCACGGAGCTCGACGTCCTCCCCGGCCGGCTGGCCGAGGCCCTGGACGCGTCGGCGGACGCGCCCACGGGTCGCCGCGCCAGCACGCCGCCATCCTACGCCTACCTCAAGATCGCCGAGGGCTGCGACCACGCCTGCCGCTACTGCACCATCCCGTCCATTCGCGGCAAGCTTATCAGCCGCGCCCCGGACGGGCTTGTGGTCGAAGCCCGCCGGCTGCTCGACGCCGGCGCCTCGGAGCTGGTGGTCGTGGCCCAGGACGTCACGGCCTACGGACGCGACCTGGGCCTGTCGGACGGCCTCAAGCACCTGCTCGAGAAACTCCTGCCCTTGTCCGGGCTCAAGTGGCTGCGCCTGCTCTACCTCTATCCCTCGGGGGTGACCGACTCCCTGCTGTCCTTTCTGGCCGGGGCCGGCCGGCCCTTCGTGCCCTATTTCGACATCCCCTTCCAGCACGTGCATCCCGACATGCTCGCGGCCATGGCCCGGCCCAAGGCGGCGGACGCGGACACGGTCATCGAACGCGTGCGCAAGCATTTTCCCGAGGCCGCCCTGCGCTCGACCTTCATCGTCGGCCTTCCCGGCGAGACCAAGACCCATTTCCAGGCCGTGCTCGATTTCGTGCGGCGGGCCAGGCTGCACCACGTGGGCGTGTTCCCCTACCACCGCGAAGAGGGCACCCCGGCCGCGACCATGGCCGGGCAAGTGCGCCGCGACGTCAAGGACCGGCGCGTGGCGGCGGTCATGGCCGCCCAGCGCGCCGTGAGCGCCGCGATCCTGGAAGGCTATGTCGGCACGGACCAGGAGGTGCTGGTGGACGCGGCCCACGGCGAGTGGCCGGGCCTGCACCTGGGGCGCTCGTGGTTCCAGGCCCCGGAGATCGACGGCGTGACCTATGTCAGCGGCCCGGGCGTGGCGCCCGGCAAGATGGTCGCCGCCACCATCGAGGAAGCCAAGGACTACGACTTGGTGGCCCTGGCCTAGTTCCGCGGCCGCCGATCGGCGCATGGACATAATGGTTGTGCCCTGCCTGCGTTTCTGCTACGACCAAAAATCCTTTTCACAGGGACAGATCGCGTTGGAGGTCAACTCATGGACAAAACCCCGGAAATGAAAAACAACCCTAACTCGGAGATGGAAGTCAACTTCGAAACGGCGCTGGAAAACTACCTCAATGAGGATTTCGGCGACCTGGAGGAAGGTTCCATCACCCAGGGCATCGTGGTCCGCATCGGCAAGGAGCACGTCCTGGTGGACGTCAACTTCAAGTCCGAGGGCCAGATCGCCATCGCCGAATTCCTCGACGCCGCCGGTGAGCTCGAAGTGGCCGTCGGCGACCAGATCGACGTCTACGTCGTCTCCAAGAACGAATCCGAAGGCACCATCCACTTGTCCCGCGAGCGGGCCAAGCGCATGCAGCTTTTTGATAAGCTCGAGGAAATCCAGGAAAAAGATGACGTCATCACCGGCCGGATCGTGCGTCGCATCAAGGGCGGCTACACGGTCGACCTGGGCGGCGTCGAAGCCTTCCTGCCCGGCTCCCACGTCGACCTGCGCCCCGTGCCCGACATGGACGCCCTGGTCGGCCAGGAGTTCGAATTCCGCGTGCTGAAAATCAACCGCCGCCGCAGCAACGTCATCGTTTCCCGGCGCGTGCTCCTCGAGGAACGGCGCGACTCCATGCGCAAGGATCTCCTCAAGACCCTCGAGGAAGGCCAGACCGTCACCGGGCGGGTGAAAAACATCACCGAGTACGGCGTGTTCGTCGACCTCGGCGGCCTCGACGGCCTGATGCACATCACCGACATGTCCTGGAAGCGCATCAAGCATCCCAAGGAACTGGTGCACCTGGGCGACGAGCTGGAACTGAAGGTGCTCTCCTTCGACCAGGAGAAGCAGAAGGTTTCGCTCGGCATGAAGCAGCTGGTCTCCGACCCGTGGGAGAACATCGCCGGCAAGTACCCCGAGGGCACCCGCCTGTCCGGCAAAGTGACCAACCTGGTGGACTACGGCGCCTTTGTCGAGCTCGAGGCCGGCGTCGAGGGCCTGGTCCACATCTCCGAGATGTCCTGGACCCGCAAGCTGCGCCACCCGAGCCAGATGGTGCACGTGGGCGACGAGGTCGAGGTGGTGGTGCTGTCCGTGGACCCGGACAAGAAGCGCATCTCGCTGGGCATGAAGCAGGTGCGGCCCAACCCCTGGGACATCGTGGCCGAGAAATACCCCGAGGGCACCATCCTTGAGGGCTCGGTGAAAAACATCACCGAATTCGGCATCTTCATCGGCATCGAGGACGGCATCGACGGCCTGATCCACGTCTCCGACATCTCCTGGACCAAGAAGGTCCGCCATCCCGGCGAGATGTTTAAAAGCGGCGACACCGTCATGGCCAAGGTCCTGACCGTGGACAAGGAAAACGAGAAGTTCACCCTCGGCATCAAGCAGCTTTCCGAGGATCCCTGGACCCGCGTGCCCGACACCTATCCGGTCGGCACCATGGTCAAGGGCACGGTGACCAACATCACCGACTTCGGCCTGTTCGTCGAGGTCGAGGAAGGCATCGAGGGCCTGGTCCACGTCTCGGAGATCAGCCGCAAGAAGGTCAAGACCCCGGCCGAGCTGTACAAGGAAGGGGACGAGATCGAAGCCAAGGTCATCCACGTCAGCGCCGACGAGCGCCGCCTGGGCCTGTCCATCAAGTCCATCAAGGACGAGGAGGACAAGCGCAAGTCCAAGGAGTTCCGCACCGCCGGCCCCTCGGACACCGGCAGCAACCTCGGCGAACTGCTGCGCCAGAAGTTGGAAGAGGATGCCCAGCGCTAACGCCTGTTTCGCCTCACGACGCCCGGGGCTTTTCGGGCTTGTCATCGCCGTGGCGGCCGTGATCCTGGTTTTCGGGATCACGGCCGCCTTCGGCCTTTTCGGCGGCGACGACGACGGCGATCGCCTCTTCGGCAAGGCCCGAGCCCGGTTGGGCCTGGTGCGCATCGAGGGGACCATCGCCGACGCGGAAAAGACCGTGGAGTTTTTGCGCAAGCTGCGCGAGGACGACTCGGTCAAGGGCGTGGTCCTGCGCATCAACTCTCCCGGGGGCGCCTTCGGGCCTTCCCAGGAAATCTACATGGCCGTGAAAAAGCTCGGCGCGATCAAGCCCGTGATCGCCTCCTTCTCGGCCGTGGCCGCCTCGGGCGGCTATTACGCCGCCTGTCCGGCCGAGCGTATCTTCTCCAATCCCGGCACCATCACCGGCAGCATCGGCGTCATGACCCAGTTGGCCAACGTGGCCGACCTCATGCAAAAACTCGGAGTCAGCTTCGAATCCCTGACCACGGGCAAGCTCAAGGACGCCGGCAGCCCGTTTCGGCCCCTTTCCCCCGAACAGCGCGCCTACCTGGAAAGCCTGATCAAGGACCTCAACAAGCAGTTTTCCGGCGACGTGGCCAAGGAACGCAAGCTTTCCCCGGACGCGGTGGCGGCCATCGCCGACGGCCGGGCCATGACCGGGGCCCGGGCCCTGGACCTGGGCCTGGTCGACGAACTAGGCGGCCAGGAAGACGCCGTGGACTACCTGAAAAAGCGGGTCGGGCTCACCGGCGAGGTGCCCCTTTTCAAAGGCCCCAAGAAGAAATCCGGCTGGACCGAGCTTTTTTCCTCGGATGCCCGCATGACCGACGTCCGGGGCGCCGTCCTGTCCTGGCTGCTTTCCGGTCTCGCGGCCGGATCGGAACTGCCGCAGACCCCCTGACACGCCGCCCCGCCCTCCCGGGCGCGGGCCTTGCCTCGCCAGCCGTCCTGCCGCGCCGCGCCGTGTTGTTTCCCCCGGAAACGGTCTTGACGATCGCCGTTCTCCCCCACTACTGTAACGGTACCGCATAGGAGGCTGCATGCGCCTTGTCACCTTCCTGCACGCGTCCGGTCCCCGCCTGGGCCTGCGCCTGGGCGACGTCCTCATCGATCTGTCCCTGGCCGCTCCCGAACTGCCGCGCGCCATGAAGTCGCTGCTCGCCTTGGGCGACGCCGGCCTCGCGAACGCCCGCGAGGCGGCCCTGGCGGCCGGCCCCGAGGCCCAATGCCGCTTTTCCTCGGTCCGCCTGCTGCCCCTGGTGCCCAATCCCGACAAGATCCTGTGCGTGGGGCTCAACTACGTGGACCACGCCATCGAGATCGATCCGCGCATGCTGCCCGAGCATCCCGTGTTTTTCGGCCGCTACGCCTCGACCCTGATCGCCCACGACCAGCCCCTGGTGCGGCCCGTGGTCTCCGACAAGCTCGACTACGAGGGCGAGGTCGCGGTGGTCATCGGCATCGGCGGCCGCAACATCCCCTGCGCCTCGGCCCTGGCCCACGTGGCCGGCTTCGCCCTTTTCAACGAAGGGACCATCCGCGATTACCAGTTTCGCGGCAGCCAGTGGTTTCTGGGCAAGAATTTCGACGGCACCGGCGCCTTCGGCCCGGAACTGTGCACGGTCGACGAACTGCCGCCCGGGGCCAAGGGCCTGCGCCTGACCACGGCGGTCAACGGGGAGGTCGTGCAGGAAGCCTGCACCTCGGACATGCTTTTCGGCATCGACGCGCTCATTGCCACGGCTTCCGAGGCCATGACCCTGGTCCCCGGCGACGTCATCGTCACGGGCACGCCCTCCGGCGTCGGCTTCGCCCGCCTGCCGCCGCGCTTTTTGCGGCCAGGCGACGTGGTGGAAGTGGAACTGGAAGGCTACGGCGTCCTGCGAAATCCCGTCGTCGACGCGGCCTGACCCCGGCCTTTTCCGCAAGTTGCCCGTACGCACGGCTTGCGCGGGCCGCGCCGTGCCCCCCCTTTTCTCCCAGCATCTTCTTTTGACGCTTTCCGCCAGGGCGACGGTTCCCCTCGCGTCCCGTATGCCAGGGGCATCGCTACGCCGCCCCCAAAAAAAACGCCTCCCCCGGACGGAGGAGGCGTTGGCGACGCCGGAGTGGCCGGGCGATCAGCGCCAGGCCTTGTTCTTGGCCGAATAGCTGAAGATTTCGCGGATCGCCTCGTCCTTGGAGGTGAACGGCCCGGCCAAGGCGGCCTGCTTGGTCGGAGCGAGGCAGGTGTAAACGCGCTGCATGTAGGTGATGTGGCCGACGTAGGGGGTGTGGTCGTACTCCACCCGCTTGACCTCGGCGCCCAGGGAATCGCGGATGATGACCCGGTAGGTGGCTTCCCACTGGCTGCCGACCTGCTTGATCTTCTTGCTGTTCACGGTGCCCACGCCCAGCCGGTCGAGTTCATCCACCCACTTTCTGGCGTAGGTCAGGAATTCGTCACGGATGTTTTGCGGCACATCGGTGGTGTTGCCGATAACGCCGGTCTTGCCGAAAGAGGCCCGCATCTTCTCGTCCACTTCGATAGTCGGGCTGGCCACGGGCTCGGGTTCGAACTTGCCCTTCTTGCCCTTCTTGCCCTTGACCGGGGTGGAATCGTCGACGCCGGGATCGAGGGCCTCGCCTTTCTTGGCGGCCTTGCGGGCCGTGGCATCGGCCTTTTCCTCCACGGGCGCGGCGGCGACGGCTTTCGGCTCGGGCGTGGCCTTGGCGCCGGCGGGCACGGCCTTGGCGGCGGTGGCCGCGCCCGGGGCGGCCGCAGCGGCCGGGGCGACGGCCTTGGCATCGGGCACGGGAGCGGATTTGCCGGGAATCTTGACGGTCTGGCCGGCCTTGAGCTTCTTGGCGTCGGCCAGGCCGTTGGCCTCCATCAGTTCCTTGGCGGAGATGGAAAATTTCTTGGCGATGACCGCCACGGAATCGCCCTTCTGGATCTTGTATTCCAGCGGCTTGGGCTGTTCGACGTGCAGTTTCGGCGCCGGTCCGTCAACGGGAAAGACGTTGAGGCCCGCCCAGGCGGAAGCCGGGGTGGCGAGCAGCAGGAGGGCGAACGCGACGAGGGTTTTAGCGCTTGGCATCAGGGCACTCCGTGCAAAAGACAAGGCCAGACGCCCCGAAGGGCGTCTGGCCAGGGAGACGGCGAACCGTCCCGCTTACATGCTCTTGAACTTGATCACGCACCGGCGGTTCAGGGCGCGGCCCTGAGCGGTCTTGTTGGTGGCGACCGGATCGGACTTGCCGAAGCTGATGGTCTCGATGCGGTTGGCGTCGATGCCCTTCTTCACGAAGAAGGCCTTGACGGAGTCGGCGCGGCGCTGGCCGAGCTTCATGTTGTACTGCTCGGAACCGATGCCGTCGGTGTGCCCTTCGAGGATCACCTTCATGCCGGTCTTGGACTTGATGATGGCGGTGCCTTCCTCAAGGACGGGCACGAATTCCGGCTTGATGTTGTACTTGTCGAAGTCGAAGTAGATGCTGCGGAAGACGACGATTTCGTCTTCGATCCACTCGTACAGGGCGCACTCGAGGAACTTCTCGCGGGCGGCCTCGTTGCGGAGCAGCTCTTCGCCGAGCTCGATGCAGTTGCACTTGCCCAGGGCGGCGATGGCCTTAAGCACCTGCTGGCCATGCTTGCTGTCGGACAGGTCGACGATGTAGAAGCACAGGTTGTCGCCGTACTTGGCCTTCAGGGACTGGGCCACGGCCACGGGGTCGACGCCGCAGTTGGAGTCACCGTCGGAGAAGATGAACACGCCGGTCTTGCCGGACAGGGTGGACAAGGGCAGCTTGTCCAGGTCTTCCAGGCCCTTGCCCATGGGGGTCATGCGGCCGTAGACGCTGTAGTCCGTCTGGATCTTTTCGATGGCGGCAGCCATGGTGGCCTGGCTGTACGGAGCCATCGCGGCGTACTCCTTGTACGGGGCGAAGGTGTACAGGCCGGCCTTGTAGCCGAGCTCGGGGGTCATCTTGTTGAGTTCACGGGCCAGGGATTTGGCCATCATGATCTTGGACACGCCGCCGAACTGCACATAGCGCTGTCCCTTGTAGGAGAAGGCCATGGAGCTCGAATGGTCGATAAAATAGATGAAGTTATCGACCTTCGGCACCTGCTTCTTCGCCATGGCCGGGCCGCTGAAGCCCAGCAGCAGGGCGACCAGGGCCACCAGCAACACTTGAAGTTTCTTGTTCATAACTCCCTCCTCGGAGCAGTGAATGGAATACACCCTTGCCAAAAAAGCACCCTCTTTACTCGTCGAACGGCGGCCCGCCCCGGAGGGGATGGCTGCCCACCTCGCAACAAACCCCGGGAATCACTCAGGATTTCAAGGCTTCTCGCGAGGTCCCTCTGTTCTCCGGCTTAGATATAGTGCCTTTTGCAAGCAAGCGCAAGCGATTGCGCCCCTTTTCCCCTGCCAAGCCGGCCGGGACCCGTGGCCGGACACAAGTCCCCTATAGCAAATTTCGCCTAAATGTGTAGAAAAAAATTGGTCGCGCAAAAATGCGCCGCGACACTGACAAATCACAGGAGCCACGATGTCTCGAAATTCAGGTTTCACGGTCCTTCGCGACGAGGACCTCGCCGAATACGCCGCCAGGGCCATCCTGTGCCGCCACGACAGGACCGGCGCCCAGGTCCTTTCCCTCGTCCTCGACGACGCCAACAAGGCCTTCGGCATCACCTTCCGCACCCCTCCGGCCAACTCCACCGGCGTGCCCCACATCCTCGAACACTCGGTGTTGTGCGGCTCGCGCAAGTACCCCGTCAAGGAACCCTTCGTGGAGCTGCTCAAGGGTTCCCTGCAAACCTTCCTCAACGCCTTCACCTACCCGGACAAGACCTGCTACCCCGTGGCCTCCACCAACCTCCGGGATTTCCGCAACCTGGTCGACGTCTACCTCGACGCCGTGTTCTTCCCGCGCATCCCCCGCCACGTTTTCCTCCAGGAAG belongs to Solidesulfovibrio sp. and includes:
- a CDS encoding pyridoxal phosphate-dependent aminotransferase, which gives rise to MNPACKDITSFLVMDILERAQAIEAQGHRVIHLQIGEPDFDTPECVKEAAMKAVADGRTHYTHSLGVIELREALCRLFADEYGVSLTPDRILVTGGTSPAMLLAFGVLARPGAHILLTDPAYACYPNFLRFTGLIPHYVPVAEEDGFQFTPRSIMDNVGDMTAGILLNSPANPTGTLTPDETYEAACATGLPVISDEIYHGLTYGGRARCALEFSDDAWVLNGFSKRFAMTGLRLGYLVAPRPMMGILQKLQQNLFICASSVAQWAGVAALSKDGLAAAEAMRRTYDTRRKALLAGLTRLGLAPRTEPTGAFYVFVRADHLHPNSLALAYDILEKAHVGVTPGIDFGPGGEGHLRFSYANSLENIEEGLDRLGRYISTHCG
- the rdgB gene encoding RdgB/HAM1 family non-canonical purine NTP pyrophosphatase, which translates into the protein MDERHGTGPGRVVLATRNAGKIRELQALLAPLGVDVLGLTAYPGIGEIPETGETFLENARIKARAVCAATGLVSLADDSGLCVDALSGAPGVYSARFSGEGATDEANNAKLLAALAHVPAAGRTCRFVSVVVAACPDGRELAAEGAWEGRVAFEPAGEGGFGYDPLFFDPTAGKTAAQLVPEEKNARSHRGKALAKLVAAWPGFWDGAEGEKR
- a CDS encoding ATP-binding protein; translation: MDHDRDLPTRLCLFGDGHALLDCFEQIRQAGVPARDGSLAGASLAAAPARDGAADGPWDLAADQARELGIDWFDKADGVFGSAACGLVLVVTRQAVFPCALPDGWRLFPPTEARMFLGMLVRAACPAACRPDMARARRLLSSVLDRMDDEIALLSPEGRLLDANARLASRLGRFREDLAGLAAKDAFPDFPDPDAPGPDGRPSIRQALAGRHKAARESSRLDARGRLRYFRTIFYPVPGQDGRLDHVAVVRRDVTQDVFLERRLQKSERLAAIGELSMFISHEIRNPLFAIAGFANALLRAKDLGEASREKASIILKESKRLDDILKDIINFSRPTSSKPGEADLGEVARRTTALMRHALEGQGIAVTLDISLQAPMVRGDPETLTQCLVNCLKNAMEAMPDGGHIGVAAGLEDGRAFLSVRDDGPGIPAEVLPNVFNPFFTTRGDKRAGLGLAMTKKILEDLGGTVELESLPGQGATVTLYLPPYLELAEEET
- the rimO gene encoding 30S ribosomal protein S12 methylthiotransferase RimO; protein product: MAKTYRVHAISLGCPKNRVDTEVALGGLPFAHVMVDDPAGADLVVINTCSFIAPAVEESLAVILQTADTLRELNPRPTLAVMGCLPARFGEDLKKGLPEVDVWGLPTELDVLPGRLAEALDASADAPTGRRASTPPSYAYLKIAEGCDHACRYCTIPSIRGKLISRAPDGLVVEARRLLDAGASELVVVAQDVTAYGRDLGLSDGLKHLLEKLLPLSGLKWLRLLYLYPSGVTDSLLSFLAGAGRPFVPYFDIPFQHVHPDMLAAMARPKAADADTVIERVRKHFPEAALRSTFIVGLPGETKTHFQAVLDFVRRARLHHVGVFPYHREEGTPAATMAGQVRRDVKDRRVAAVMAAQRAVSAAILEGYVGTDQEVLVDAAHGEWPGLHLGRSWFQAPEIDGVTYVSGPGVAPGKMVAATIEEAKDYDLVALA
- a CDS encoding 30S ribosomal protein S1 — protein: MDKTPEMKNNPNSEMEVNFETALENYLNEDFGDLEEGSITQGIVVRIGKEHVLVDVNFKSEGQIAIAEFLDAAGELEVAVGDQIDVYVVSKNESEGTIHLSRERAKRMQLFDKLEEIQEKDDVITGRIVRRIKGGYTVDLGGVEAFLPGSHVDLRPVPDMDALVGQEFEFRVLKINRRRSNVIVSRRVLLEERRDSMRKDLLKTLEEGQTVTGRVKNITEYGVFVDLGGLDGLMHITDMSWKRIKHPKELVHLGDELELKVLSFDQEKQKVSLGMKQLVSDPWENIAGKYPEGTRLSGKVTNLVDYGAFVELEAGVEGLVHISEMSWTRKLRHPSQMVHVGDEVEVVVLSVDPDKKRISLGMKQVRPNPWDIVAEKYPEGTILEGSVKNITEFGIFIGIEDGIDGLIHVSDISWTKKVRHPGEMFKSGDTVMAKVLTVDKENEKFTLGIKQLSEDPWTRVPDTYPVGTMVKGTVTNITDFGLFVEVEEGIEGLVHVSEISRKKVKTPAELYKEGDEIEAKVIHVSADERRLGLSIKSIKDEEDKRKSKEFRTAGPSDTGSNLGELLRQKLEEDAQR
- the sppA gene encoding signal peptide peptidase SppA, translated to MPSANACFASRRPGLFGLVIAVAAVILVFGITAAFGLFGGDDDGDRLFGKARARLGLVRIEGTIADAEKTVEFLRKLREDDSVKGVVLRINSPGGAFGPSQEIYMAVKKLGAIKPVIASFSAVAASGGYYAACPAERIFSNPGTITGSIGVMTQLANVADLMQKLGVSFESLTTGKLKDAGSPFRPLSPEQRAYLESLIKDLNKQFSGDVAKERKLSPDAVAAIADGRAMTGARALDLGLVDELGGQEDAVDYLKKRVGLTGEVPLFKGPKKKSGWTELFSSDARMTDVRGAVLSWLLSGLAAGSELPQTP
- a CDS encoding fumarylacetoacetate hydrolase family protein; translation: MRLVTFLHASGPRLGLRLGDVLIDLSLAAPELPRAMKSLLALGDAGLANAREAALAAGPEAQCRFSSVRLLPLVPNPDKILCVGLNYVDHAIEIDPRMLPEHPVFFGRYASTLIAHDQPLVRPVVSDKLDYEGEVAVVIGIGGRNIPCASALAHVAGFALFNEGTIRDYQFRGSQWFLGKNFDGTGAFGPELCTVDELPPGAKGLRLTTAVNGEVVQEACTSDMLFGIDALIATASEAMTLVPGDVIVTGTPSGVGFARLPPRFLRPGDVVEVELEGYGVLRNPVVDAA
- a CDS encoding LysM domain-containing protein gives rise to the protein MPSAKTLVAFALLLLATPASAWAGLNVFPVDGPAPKLHVEQPKPLEYKIQKGDSVAVIAKKFSISAKELMEANGLADAKKLKAGQTVKIPGKSAPVPDAKAVAPAAAAAPGAATAAKAVPAGAKATPEPKAVAAAPVEEKADATARKAAKKGEALDPGVDDSTPVKGKKGKKGKFEPEPVASPTIEVDEKMRASFGKTGVIGNTTDVPQNIRDEFLTYARKWVDELDRLGVGTVNSKKIKQVGSQWEATYRVIIRDSLGAEVKRVEYDHTPYVGHITYMQRVYTCLAPTKQAALAGPFTSKDEAIREIFSYSAKNKAWR
- a CDS encoding OmpA family protein → MNKKLQVLLVALVALLLGFSGPAMAKKQVPKVDNFIYFIDHSSSMAFSYKGQRYVQFGGVSKIMMAKSLARELNKMTPELGYKAGLYTFAPYKEYAAMAPYSQATMAAAIEKIQTDYSVYGRMTPMGKGLEDLDKLPLSTLSGKTGVFIFSDGDSNCGVDPVAVAQSLKAKYGDNLCFYIVDLSDSKHGQQVLKAIAALGKCNCIELGEELLRNEAAREKFLECALYEWIEDEIVVFRSIYFDFDKYNIKPEFVPVLEEGTAIIKSKTGMKVILEGHTDGIGSEQYNMKLGQRRADSVKAFFVKKGIDANRIETISFGKSDPVATNKTAQGRALNRRCVIKFKSM